A section of the Pan paniscus chromosome 7, NHGRI_mPanPan1-v2.0_pri, whole genome shotgun sequence genome encodes:
- the NPM2 gene encoding nucleoplasmin-2 isoform X14 — protein MNLSSASSTEEKAVTTVLWGCELSQERRTWTFRPQLEGKQSCRLLLHTICLGEKAKEEMHRVEILPPANQEDKKMQPVTIASLQASVLPMVSMVGVQLSPPVTFQLQAGSGPVFLSGQERYEASDLTWEEEEEEEGEEEEEEEEDDEDEDADVSLEESPVKQVKRLVPQKQASVAKKKKLEKEEEEIRPKPQPEPRSQDSRNEEPRLGGHGAKWAFPGLCCRHRVPLSSPFICV, from the exons ATGAATCTCAGTAGCGCCAGTAGCACGGAGGAAAAGGCAGTGACGACCGTGCTCTGGG GCTGCGAGCTCAGTCAGGAGAGGCGGACTTGGACCTTCAGACCCCAGCTGGAGGGGAAGCAGAGCTGCAGGCTGTTGCTTCATACG ATTTGCTTGGGGGAGAAAGCCAAAGAGGAGATGCATCGCGTGGAGATCCTGCCCCCAGCAAACCAGGAGGACAAGAAGATGCAGCCGGTCACCATTGCCTCACTCCAGGCCTCAGTCCTCCCCATG GTCTCCATGGTAGGAGTGCAGCTTTCTCCCCCAGTTACTTTCCAGCTCCAGGCTGGCTCAGGACCCGTGTTCCTCAGTGGCCAGGAACGTTATG AAGCATCAGACctaacctgggaggaggaggaggaagaagaaggggaggaggaggaagaggaggaggaagatgatgaggatgaggatgCAGATGTATCTCTGGAGGAAAGCCCTGTCAAACAAGTCAAAAGGCTGGTGCCCCAGAAGCAGGCGAGCGTGGCTAAG aaaaaaaagctggaaaaagaagaggaggaaataag GCCAAAGCCACAGCCAGAGCCAAGAAGCCAGGATTCAAGAAATGAGGAGCCACGCCTTGGGGGGCACGGTGCAAAGTGGGCCTTCCCTGGGCTGTGCTGCAGGCACAGGGTGCCCCTGTCCAGCCCCTTCATCTGTGTCTGA
- the FGF17 gene encoding fibroblast growth factor 17 isoform X1, translating to MGAARLLPNLTLCLQLLILCCQTQGENHPSPNFNQYVRDQGAMTDQLSRRQIREYQLYSRTSGKHVQVTGRRISATAEDGNKFAKLIVETDTFGSRVRIKGAESEKYICMNKRGKLIGKPSGKSKDCVFTEIVLENNYTAFQNARHEGWFMAFTRQGRPRQASRSRQNQREAHFIKRLYQGQLPFPNHAEKQKQFEFVGSAPTRRTKRTRRPQPLT from the exons ATGGGAGCCGCCCGCCTGCTGCCCAACCTCACTCT GTGCTTACAGCTGCTGATTCTCTGCTGTCAAACTCAG GGGGAGAATCACCCGTCTCCTAATTTTAACCAGTACGTGAGGGACCAGGGCGCCATGACTGACCAGCTGAGCAGGCGGCAGATCCGCGAGTACCAACTCTACAGCAGGACCAGTGGCAAGCACGTGCAGGTCACCGGGCGTCGCATCTCCGCCACCGCCGAGGACGGCAACAAATTTG ccAAGCTCATAGTGGAGACGGACACGTTTGGCAGCCGGGTTCGCATCAAAGGGGCTGAGAGTGAGAAGTACATCTGTATGAACAAGAGGGGCAAGCTCATCGGGAAG CCCAGCGGGAAAAGCAAAGACTGCGTGTTCACGGAGATCGTGCTGGAGAACAACTACACGGCCTTCCAGAACGCCCGGCACGAGGGCTGGTTCATGGCCTTCACGCGGCAGGGGCGGCCCCGCCAGGCTTCCCGCAGCCGCCAGAACCAGCGTGAGGCCCACTTCATCAAGCGCCTCTACCAAGGCCAGCTGCCCTTCCCCAACCACGCCGAGAAGCAGAAGCAGTTCGAGTTTGTGGGCTCCGCCCCCACCCGCCGGACCAAGCGCACACGGCGGCCCCAGCCCCTCACGTAG
- the FGF17 gene encoding fibroblast growth factor 17 isoform X2: protein MGAARLLPNLTLCLQLLILCCQTQYVRDQGAMTDQLSRRQIREYQLYSRTSGKHVQVTGRRISATAEDGNKFAKLIVETDTFGSRVRIKGAESEKYICMNKRGKLIGKPSGKSKDCVFTEIVLENNYTAFQNARHEGWFMAFTRQGRPRQASRSRQNQREAHFIKRLYQGQLPFPNHAEKQKQFEFVGSAPTRRTKRTRRPQPLT, encoded by the exons ATGGGAGCCGCCCGCCTGCTGCCCAACCTCACTCT GTGCTTACAGCTGCTGATTCTCTGCTGTCAAACTCAG TACGTGAGGGACCAGGGCGCCATGACTGACCAGCTGAGCAGGCGGCAGATCCGCGAGTACCAACTCTACAGCAGGACCAGTGGCAAGCACGTGCAGGTCACCGGGCGTCGCATCTCCGCCACCGCCGAGGACGGCAACAAATTTG ccAAGCTCATAGTGGAGACGGACACGTTTGGCAGCCGGGTTCGCATCAAAGGGGCTGAGAGTGAGAAGTACATCTGTATGAACAAGAGGGGCAAGCTCATCGGGAAG CCCAGCGGGAAAAGCAAAGACTGCGTGTTCACGGAGATCGTGCTGGAGAACAACTACACGGCCTTCCAGAACGCCCGGCACGAGGGCTGGTTCATGGCCTTCACGCGGCAGGGGCGGCCCCGCCAGGCTTCCCGCAGCCGCCAGAACCAGCGTGAGGCCCACTTCATCAAGCGCCTCTACCAAGGCCAGCTGCCCTTCCCCAACCACGCCGAGAAGCAGAAGCAGTTCGAGTTTGTGGGCTCCGCCCCCACCCGCCGGACCAAGCGCACACGGCGGCCCCAGCCCCTCACGTAG